CCAGAGAACAAATTCCGCCCGTTCTGCTCCGATCGCTGCAAGCTGATCGACCTCGGCGCCTGGGCGTCCGAAGAGCACAAGATTCCGGTCGCCCCGGATGCCGAAGACGAAATGTTCTCCGGCGATTTCGACCCGCGTCACTGATCGCGATCAGGGCCGCATGAAGCCGTAGTCCTGATCGTCGTCGAGGTTTTCCGCGAGAAAGCGCAACTCGTCGGCCAGGTCTTCGGCGTTGCGCACCGTCTTGCTCTGCTGCACCACCGCGCTGAGCAAGGCGCGCAGACTCAGGCCCGGATCGAAGCCCACCTCCAGCGCCATGTCCAGACTCTGCCGGGTCTCCTGCCTCGCCCACTCGTAAACACTCATGCCGCTGCTCCTGAAGGAATTTGGCCGAGCATGAAATGCCGCGTGGATGACGGATTTGATGTGGATCAAGACTTGGGATCGTCGTCCTTCCAGGGCGCCGAAAGGTAGCGGGTGCGGTTGAAGGTTTCCAGCCACTCGGGGCTGAACACCACCAGCGCGCTGATCACCATGCCGTTGATGAACGCTTCGGGAAAGATCAGCAGCCACAGGTAGCCGATGAAATCTTCCAGCCATTCCGGCATGGCAAACAGACCGTCGTACCACAGCAGGCCCAGACTCAGCGTCAGACACAGCAATGCGGACAACGCTGCGGCAAAGAACCCGGAACAGAAGATATACACAAACGGATTACGCGGCTGGGCGCGCTCGACGAGGATCGCCACGCACTCGGTGATCAACACCGGCAACAGGATCAGCAACGTACCGTTGACCCCGACCGCCGCCAGATCCTGGCGCCCGAGCAACACCAGCCCGAGCTGCGCCACCAGCCCGCCGATGATCGCCAGCGGCCAGTCGAGCAGCAACGTCACGGCGGTCATGCCGATGAAGTGATAAGAAACCCCGGTGTCGAAATCCCTGCGCACCATCCACAGCAGAAACAAGGCGAACACAGTGCCGAACAGCAGATGCTGGCGGCGACTGTCAGTGAACAACTCGACCCACGGCGCACGACAGATCGCCCACAACAACACCGGCAGGTAAATCAACCAGCCGAGTGTCAGGCTCGTCGACGACAGCAGTTCTGCACCGATCATGAATCCCTTACCTTCTCCATGGGTTTGATTCCTTCATCGGAGTCTACACCGCCCTCTTCCGGGCATCAGCCGATGCAAAGCTTTCTGCTTGTCGCATTTGAACGCTAAGCTTGGCCTATGGATGACTCAGATTACTTACGCCTGCTGACCATTGCGGCCGAGCAAGCCAACGCGTTCCTGTCCAATGCCCGCAAATGGGAGCGTGAGCGTTGGGTCTGCCAGCGCCTGCTGCAAGGCTTGAACATTCCCTACCGTGCCGATGAGTTCGCCCCCGCCGGCGAGCCGCCGGACGTGCTGTTTCGCGATGCCAATTTCGAAGTGTTCTTCGTTCTCGATGAAGGCCGCCGACTCAACGACGAATGGCGCGATGAACTGCAACGCCGCCGCAGTGCGTTCTCCCTCAGCCAACTGGTGCGTCGTGAAGCCAAGCCACGGCGGATCCCGGCCAATGAATTCTTACTGCGACTGGCGCCGACCTTGCGCAAAAAAGCGCACAACTACAAGGAACGCGGCATGGATCTGGGCGAACTGGACATCATCGCCTTCGCCAGCCTCAAGCGCGAGGTGCTGGACCTCAACAGCCATTTTCCACCGCCGACCGAGTATCTGCGTCAGGGTTGGCGCTCGCTGTCGCTGGTCGGCCCGACCTTCGCCCGGGTGCTGTTCGCCCATCCCGATGCACCGGACTTTCTGCGCAGCAACCTCGGTCGCAGTATCGTCTTCGATGTCGGGATCAGCCTGTGACGCCGCTACAGCAGTTGATCGCCGACGTGCCGCAGACCGGCCGCGTACGCTGGATCGGCGTGCGCCCCGAGTCTCGCGGCCCGATGATCGAGCTAGACGCCGTCGAGGCACGGCTCGAAGCGGGGTTGACCGGCGATCACGCCCGCCCGGGTGTACGCAACGCACGGCAAGTAACGTTGATTCAGTTCGAACACCTGGCGGTCATCAGCGCGTTGATGGGCCGGCCTGACGATCAACCCGTGAGGCCTGAAGACCTGCGGCGCAATCTGGTCATCAGCGGTATCAATCTGTTTAGTCTCAAGGGTCGGCGCTTTCGCATCGGTCAGGCAATATTCGAGACCACCGGCTGGTGCCAGCCCTGCGCGCGCCTGCAAAACAACCTCGGTCCCGGCACCTTTCAAGCGGTGCGCGGGCATGGCGGAATAACCGCGCGGGTGTTACAAAGCGGGATCATTCGCCTCGACGACGGTGTGTCTGTCGAACCGGTTCCGGACAGCGGCTATGCTGCGTTCAACCCCGGTTGAAAACCGCTGTAGCTTCTGCACATTCAGCAACGTCTACCTGACGAGGCCTTTATGACCAGCCGCCTGAACCCCGAAGACCAAAAGCATGTCGAAGAGTACCTGCAACTGTCCCAACACCGTGTCGAGCGCCGGCCTTTTCGGCCGTGGATGCTCCTGGTGCTGGTGCTGGCAGTGACCATTGGTCTGGGCCTGCTGAGCCGACTTATCAGTTACCTGACGCTATGAGCAGCATTGCGCTCGCGAAGGTGATTGCACCGATTTCCTTTAAAAACCTTGCGAGTGATCCCTATGTCCCATCGTATTGTCATTGTCGGCGGCGGCGCCGGCGGTCTGGAGTTGGCTACCCGTCTGGGTAAGACTCTGGGCAAGCGCGGCACGGCCAGTGTGATGCTGGTCGACGCGAACCTGACGCACATCTGGAAGCCCCTGCTGCACGAAGTGGCCGCCGGATCGCTGAACTCTTCCGAGGATGAACTCAACTATGTTGCCCAGGCGAAATGGAACCACTTCGAGTTCCAGCTGGGGCGCATGAGCGGGCTTGATCGCGCGCAGAAGAAAATCCAGCTGGCCGCCACCTACGACGAAAACGGCGTGGAACTGGTTCCTGCGCGTGAAGTGGCCTACGACTCGCTGGTGATCAGCGTCGGCAGCACCACCAACGATTTCGGCACCCAGGGCGCAGCGCAGCACTGCCTGTTCCTCGACACCCGCAAACAGGCCGAACGCTTCCACCAGCAGTTGCTCAACCACTACCTGCGCGCGCATGCCGGGCAGACCGATGTGATCGAGCAGATCAGTGTGGCGATCGTCGGGGCCGGCGCCACGGGTGTCGAGCTGGCGGCAGAACTGCACAATGCCGCACACGAACTGGCGGCCTACGGTCTGGACCGAATCAAACCGGAAAACATGCACATCACCCTGATCGAAGCCGGCCCACGGGTGTTGCCAGCCCTGCCGGAGCGCATCAGCGGCCCGGTGCACAAGACTCTGGAGAAACTCGGGGTCAATGTGATGACCAACGCTTCGGTCAGCGAAGTGACCGCCGACAGCCTGATCACCGCCGATGGCAACGTGATCAAGGCCAGCCTGAAAGTCTGGGCTGCCGGGATTCGCGCGCCGGGTTTCCTCAAGGACATCGACGGCCTGGAGACCAACCGCATCAACCAGTTGCAAGTGCTGCCGACGTTGCAGACCACCCGCGACGAAAACATTTTCGCCTTCGGTGACTGCGCCGCCTGCCCGCAACCGGGTTCGGATCGCAACGTGCCGCCGCGTGCGCAAGCCGCGCACCAACAGGCTTCGTTGCTGGCCAAGTCGCTGAAGCTGCGTATCGAAGGCAAAACCCTGCCGGAGTACAAGTACACCGACTACGGCTCGCTGATTTCGCTGTCGCGTTTTTCGGCTGTGGGTAACTTGATGGGTAACCTGACCGGCAGTGTGATGCTGGAGGGCTGGCTGGCGCGGATGTTCTACGTGTCGCTGTACCGCATGCACCAGATGGCACTGTACGGACCGTTCCGCACGGCGATGCTGATGCTGGGCAGCAAGATCGGTCGCGGCACCGAGCCACGCTTGAAGCTGCATTGATCTAAAACTGTGGGAGCGGGCTTGCTCGCGAAGAGGTCGTGTCATTCAACATTCATGTCGACCGATACACCGCTTTCGCGAGCAAGCCCGCTCCCACACTGTTTTGCGCAGCTCAAAAATCCAGCAATCGATCTCTGCACATCAGAGCTGGAAGCGCCGTACCATGCCTTGCAGCGCGTTGGCCAGTTGCGACAGTTGGTGACTCGACGCGCTGGTCTGATCGGCTCCCGCTGCCGAACGGATCGACAGGTCGCGAATGTTCACCAGGTTACGATCCACTTCCCGCGCAACTTGCGCCTGCTCTTCGGCGGCACTGGCGATCACCAGATTGCGCTCATGAATCTCATGCACTGACGCGGTGATGGTTTCCAGCGCCTCCCCGGCGCGCTCGGCCAACGCCAGCGTGGTCGTGGCCCGTGCAGCGCTGGCCTGCATAGAGTCCAGCGCCAGGCTTGAACCGGTGCGCATGCCCTGCACCATCTGCTCAATCTCCTGCGTCGATTGCTGAGTGCGATAGGCCAGCGCCCGCACTTCATCGGCGACCACCGCAAAACCTCGTCCGCTCTCCCCTGCGCGGGCCGCCTCGATGGCGGCGTTGAGCGCAAGCAGGTTGGTCTGCTCGGCAATCGCACGGATGACATCCAGCACTTTGCCGATGTCCTGTGACTGGTTGGCCAGCGATTGCACCAACTCGCCGGTGTGCTGCACGTCGCTGACCAGCGCATTGATGGCCGACGCGGTGTCACTGACCCGCGCCTGTCCCAGTTGCGCCGACTCACTGGATTGGCGGGTGGCATCGGACGTCGACACCGCGTTGCGCGCGACTTCTTCAACCGCCGTGGTCATTTCATTGACCGCCGTGGCGGCCTGTTCGATTTCGTTGTTCTGCTGCTGCAGGCCTTGTGTGCTGTCGAGCGTCACCGCGTTGAGCTCATCGGCAGCGGTGGCCAATTGCGTGGCCGAACCGCTGATGCCTTGCAGCGTTTCCCGCAGGTTCTGCTGCATGGTTGCCAAGGCCTTGAGTAAGCGGCTGACTTCATCGTTACCGTGGGTTTCGATCGGTCGGGTCAGGTCGCCTTGGGCCACACTTTCGGCAGCGCTGACGGCCGTGCTCAACGGACGAATGATGCTGCGGGTGAGCAACATGGCCAGCGCCACGGTGGCCAGCGCCGCCAGCGCGATGAACAGACTGACGATGGTGCGTGAGGTCTGGTAGTGGTCAGCAGACTTCTGGCTTTCCGCGGCAACCTGTTTGGCGAACAGATCCGCCAGATCATTGAGCTGCTTGCCGGAGCCGTCGACCACGGTTTTCATATCAACCAGCAACAATTTGGTCAGTTCATCACGCTTGCCTTGATCGGCCAGGGTGAAGGATTGCGCGATGCCGGTGCGATACGCGGCGAAGGTTGTTTTGAACTGGTCATAGAGCTGCTGGCCTTCCGCCGTGGTGACCAATTTGTCGTAGGCGGCGATCTTCTCGCTCAGCTCCTTGTCGCGGGTATCCATCTGGCTGCGGTAAGTCGCGACGTTCTTCGGATCCTGATCAAGCGCCATGCGCAGGGAAATCGTGCGGATCCGCAACATCAGCTCGCGAATCTCGTCACCGCCGCGAATGCTCGGCAACCACTGGCTCTCTACCGCGACCTCACTGTCACGGATGCTCGACATCTGCCCCAAGGCGAATACCCCAAGCAGCGCCACCAGGACCGCGATCAGGGCGAAACCCAGTGCGGCACGTGGAGCAATATTCAACTGACGAAGCAACATGACGGACGCCCTTATTCTTGTATTGGCCAGATAGAAGGGGCGAACAGCGGCAGTCCCCTCTCGTTAGCGGGCTATCGGCAAGTTGTACGATGACTTGAAGGGAATTGTCTTTCGCGAGGACAAAAAAAATCCCCGTATCTTTCGATACGAGGATTTTTAGTATGGTCGGGGTAAGGGGATTCGAACTCCTGACATCCTGCTCCCAAAGCAGGCGCGCTACCGGACTGCGCTATACCCCGGTAAAAAAAAGGCGACCTATCAAAGATCGCCTTCTTCGATCAGCGCTTTTGGCCTCTGATCTTAAGATTCGATCCCAGTGTTACCTGGTTTCAAAAATGGTGGGTCGTGTGGGATTCGAACCTACGACCAATTGGTTAAAAGCCAACTGCTCTACCAACTGAGCTAACGACCCAAAAATGGTCGGGGTAAGGGGATTCGAACTCCTGACATCCTGCTCCCAAAGCAGGCGCGCTACCGGACTGCGCTATACCCCGGTTTGAAATTGGCTCCGTGACCAGGACTCGAACCTGGGACCCAATGATTAACAGTCATTTGCTCTACCGACTGAGCTATCACGGAACTACATATTTCAATTTACAACGGTGAAACTTACAGCTCTTAGACTTCCGTTCGCATCGCTGCGTTCGTGTGTCTGAGGCGCGCTATTCTACAACCTAGAACACCTCTGTCAACCCCCTAAATCGCTTTCAAGTTAATGATTTGCAACTTATTTCAGATTTCAGCTCAGTGAGCTGAGATGCTGCGGGTGACTGACTGCGGGGCGCACTTTACAAGCCTTTTCCTTAGACTTCAACAGCCTAACGAAAAAAAGGCCTCGCAAAGCGAGGCCTTCCTTATTTCATTGGCGTTGCCGCTCAGTCGAAAACGATTTCGTCGTTCACGACCTTGCCGGTTGCTGTATCGCCCGGCAGGAAATGCCCCGACAGGATCAACTGCGCCAACGGGTTTTCGATCCAGCGCTGGATCGCACGTTTGAGTGGACGTGCGCCATAAACCGGGTCGTAACCCACGGCAATCAGCTTGTCCATCGCTTCCGGACTCAGTTCCAGCTTCAGCTCGCGCTCGGCCAGACGACTGCGCAGACGGCCCAGCTGGATCTCGGTAATGCCCGCGATCTGATCCCGCGCCAGTGGCTCGAAGATCACTACTTCGTCGACCCGGTTGATGAACTCGGGACGGAAGTGCGACGTCAGCGCGTCCATCACCGCTGCACGCTGGGCCTCACGATCACCGACCAGTTCCTGGATCTGCGACGAACCGAGGTTCGAGGTCATGACGATCACGGTATTGCGGAAATCCACCGTGCGTCCGTGGCTGTCGGTCAGCCGTCCATCCTCAAGCACTTGCAGCAGGATGTTGAATACATCCGGATGCGCCTTCTCGACCTCGTCCAGCAGGATCACCGAGTAAGGCTTGCGACGTACCGCTTCGGTCAGGTAACCGCCCTCCTCGTAACCCACGTAGCCTGGTGGCGCCCCGATCAGCCGCGCCACGGAATGTTTCTCCATGAACTCGGACATGTCGATCCGCACCATTGCCTCTTCGGTATCAAAGAGGAATTCGGCCAGCGCCTTGCACAGCTCGGTTTTACCGACACCGGTCGGGCCGAGGAACATGAACGAGCCGCTCGGACGATTCGGATCCGCCAGTCCGGCGCGCGAGCGCCGTACCGCGTTGGCGACCGCAACCACCGCCTCGTCCTGACCAATTACACGCTGATGCAACAGGCTTTCCATCTTCATCAGCTTGTCGCGCTCGCCTTCGAGCATTTTCGACACCGGAATACCGGTCCACTTCGAAACGACTTCGGCGATTTCCTCTTCGGTCACCTTGCTGCGCAGCAACTGGTTTTCGCTCTTGCCGTGCTGGTCGACCATTTGCAGGCTGCGCTCCAGATCCGGGATCACCCCGTACTGCAATTCGGCCATGCGGTTGAGATCGCCTTTACGGCGCGCCGCTTCCAGCTCCTGACGCGACTGCTCGATCTTTTGCTGAATCTGCGCCGAACCCTGTACCTCGGCTTTTTCCGAGTTCCAGATTTCTTCCAGATCCGAGTACTCACGCTCGAGACGGACGATTTCTTCCTGGAGTTTTTCCAGGCGTTTCATCGCCGCTTCATCGCTTTCTTTCTTCAGTGCCTGAGATTCAACCTTGAGCTGAATCAGGCGACGCTCCAGACGATCCAGCACTTCCGGCTTGGAGTCGATCTCCATGCGGATACGGCTGGCGGCCTCGTCGATCAGGTCGATGGCCTTGTCCGGCAACTGCCGATCCGTGATGTAACGATGGCTGAGCTTGGCCGCGGCGATAATCGCGCCGTCGGTGATCGCCACTTTATGGTGAACCTCATAACGCTCCTTGAGGCCACGCAGGATGGCGATGGTGTCTTCTTCACTCGGCTCGTCCACCAGGACTTTCTGGAAACGCCGCTCAAGCGCCGCATCCTTCTCTATATATTGGCGGTACTCGTTAAGCGTGGTTGCGCCGACGCAGTGCAGCTCACCGCGCGCCAGTGCCGGTTTGAGCATGTTGCCAGCATCCATCGAGCCTTCGCCCTTACCGGCGCCGACCATGGTGTGCAATTCGTCGATGAACAGAATGATCTGCCCTTCCTGCTTCGACAGCTCATTGAGCAGGGCTTTCAGGCGCTCTTCGAACTCACCGCGATACTTGGCACCGGCAATCAGCGCGCCCATGTCCAGCGACAGCAGACGTTTGCCCTTGAGGCCGTCCGGCACTTCGCCGTTGATGATGCGCTGGGCCAGACCTTCGGCAATCGCGGTTTTACCCACGCCAGGTTCACCGATCAGCACCGGGTTGTTCTTGGTGCGACGCTGCAGAACCTGAATGGTGCGGCGAATTTCGTCGTCACGGCCGATCACCGGATCGAGCTTGCCTTCTTCGGCACGCTTGGTCAGGTCGACAGTGTATTTGTCCAGCGCCTGACGCGACTCTTCGTGGTTGGCGTCATTTACCGCCTCACCACCGCGCAGGTTGTTGATCGCGTTTTCCAGGGCTTTCTTGCTCACGCCCTGGCCGAGCAGCAGTTTGCCGAGCTTGCTGTTCTCGTCCATCGCGGCGAGCAGCACCAGCTCGCTGGAAATGAACTGGTCGCCCTTCTGCTGGGCCAGGCGATCAGCCTGATTGAGCAGGCGCGCCAGATCCTGCGACATGTTGACGTCGCCGGTCGGGTTCTGGATTTTCGGTAATTGGTCGAGCTCTTTGGTCAGCTCTTTGCGCAAGCTGTTGACGTCGAAGCCGACTTGCATCAACAGGGGTTTGATCGAACCACCCTGCTGTTCAAGCATGGCCTGCATCAAGTGCGCCGGCTCGATGGCCGGATGATCGTGGCCAACGGCCAGGGATTGGGCGTCGGACAACGCCAACTGTAATTTGCTGGTTAAACGGTCTATACGCATGGGGTCACCTTCCTTTTGAGCAGGCCGGACCTAAAAACCATCCTGAATAAAGAAACCTGCCAGATACCACTGTAGATGCGGTCGATTCTGGGAGATTCAAGCGTCAGCGAGTTGATTCAGGTCAGGCAAGTCTAGCGGGTGAGCCAGACAAGGGAGGCGAAACGGCCAGTGCGCGACGCACGGCGGTAAGAAAAGAAGCGCGGGTCGGTCACGGTGCAGAAACCGCCGCCATAAACCGCAGTGACACCGCGTTCAGCCAGGCGCAGGCGCGCCAGCAGGTAGATGTCGGCCATGAACTTGCCAGCATTGTGGCTGGGCACGAAGGCTGCTGCCGCTTCCGGCAATTGATTGACAAAGACTTCGCGTACTTCCGGGCCGACTTCAAAGGCTTTCGGGCCAATGGCCGGGCCGAGCCAGACCAGTACGTCCGCCGCAGCGGTGTCGAGATGATCGAGAGTGGCTTCCAGTACGCCCGCCGCCAAACCGCGCCAACCGGCGTGAGCCGCCGCGACGCGAGTACCGGCACGGTTGCAGAACAATGCCGGCAGA
The Pseudomonas fluorescens genome window above contains:
- a CDS encoding DUF1780 domain-containing protein produces the protein MDDSDYLRLLTIAAEQANAFLSNARKWERERWVCQRLLQGLNIPYRADEFAPAGEPPDVLFRDANFEVFFVLDEGRRLNDEWRDELQRRRSAFSLSQLVRREAKPRRIPANEFLLRLAPTLRKKAHNYKERGMDLGELDIIAFASLKREVLDLNSHFPPPTEYLRQGWRSLSLVGPTFARVLFAHPDAPDFLRSNLGRSIVFDVGISL
- the yacG gene encoding DNA gyrase inhibitor YacG — encoded protein: MSPTTVECPTCGAPVEFTPENKFRPFCSDRCKLIDLGAWASEEHKIPVAPDAEDEMFSGDFDPRH
- a CDS encoding MOSC domain-containing protein yields the protein MTPLQQLIADVPQTGRVRWIGVRPESRGPMIELDAVEARLEAGLTGDHARPGVRNARQVTLIQFEHLAVISALMGRPDDQPVRPEDLRRNLVISGINLFSLKGRRFRIGQAIFETTGWCQPCARLQNNLGPGTFQAVRGHGGITARVLQSGIIRLDDGVSVEPVPDSGYAAFNPG
- a CDS encoding methyl-accepting chemotaxis protein, with the translated sequence MQQNLRETLQGISGSATQLATAADELNAVTLDSTQGLQQQNNEIEQAATAVNEMTTAVEEVARNAVSTSDATRQSSESAQLGQARVSDTASAINALVSDVQHTGELVQSLANQSQDIGKVLDVIRAIAEQTNLLALNAAIEAARAGESGRGFAVVADEVRALAYRTQQSTQEIEQMVQGMRTGSSLALDSMQASAARATTTLALAERAGEALETITASVHEIHERNLVIASAAEEQAQVAREVDRNLVNIRDLSIRSAAGADQTSASSHQLSQLANALQGMVRRFQL
- a CDS encoding DUF3094 family protein, with the translated sequence MTSRLNPEDQKHVEEYLQLSQHRVERRPFRPWMLLVLVLAVTIGLGLLSRLISYLTL
- a CDS encoding NAD(P)/FAD-dependent oxidoreductase, whose translation is MSHRIVIVGGGAGGLELATRLGKTLGKRGTASVMLVDANLTHIWKPLLHEVAAGSLNSSEDELNYVAQAKWNHFEFQLGRMSGLDRAQKKIQLAATYDENGVELVPAREVAYDSLVISVGSTTNDFGTQGAAQHCLFLDTRKQAERFHQQLLNHYLRAHAGQTDVIEQISVAIVGAGATGVELAAELHNAAHELAAYGLDRIKPENMHITLIEAGPRVLPALPERISGPVHKTLEKLGVNVMTNASVSEVTADSLITADGNVIKASLKVWAAGIRAPGFLKDIDGLETNRINQLQVLPTLQTTRDENIFAFGDCAACPQPGSDRNVPPRAQAAHQQASLLAKSLKLRIEGKTLPEYKYTDYGSLISLSRFSAVGNLMGNLTGSVMLEGWLARMFYVSLYRMHQMALYGPFRTAMLMLGSKIGRGTEPRLKLH
- a CDS encoding energy-coupling factor ABC transporter permease, with protein sequence MIGAELLSSTSLTLGWLIYLPVLLWAICRAPWVELFTDSRRQHLLFGTVFALFLLWMVRRDFDTGVSYHFIGMTAVTLLLDWPLAIIGGLVAQLGLVLLGRQDLAAVGVNGTLLILLPVLITECVAILVERAQPRNPFVYIFCSGFFAAALSALLCLTLSLGLLWYDGLFAMPEWLEDFIGYLWLLIFPEAFINGMVISALVVFSPEWLETFNRTRYLSAPWKDDDPKS
- the clpB gene encoding ATP-dependent chaperone ClpB, producing the protein MRIDRLTSKLQLALSDAQSLAVGHDHPAIEPAHLMQAMLEQQGGSIKPLLMQVGFDVNSLRKELTKELDQLPKIQNPTGDVNMSQDLARLLNQADRLAQQKGDQFISSELVLLAAMDENSKLGKLLLGQGVSKKALENAINNLRGGEAVNDANHEESRQALDKYTVDLTKRAEEGKLDPVIGRDDEIRRTIQVLQRRTKNNPVLIGEPGVGKTAIAEGLAQRIINGEVPDGLKGKRLLSLDMGALIAGAKYRGEFEERLKALLNELSKQEGQIILFIDELHTMVGAGKGEGSMDAGNMLKPALARGELHCVGATTLNEYRQYIEKDAALERRFQKVLVDEPSEEDTIAILRGLKERYEVHHKVAITDGAIIAAAKLSHRYITDRQLPDKAIDLIDEAASRIRMEIDSKPEVLDRLERRLIQLKVESQALKKESDEAAMKRLEKLQEEIVRLEREYSDLEEIWNSEKAEVQGSAQIQQKIEQSRQELEAARRKGDLNRMAELQYGVIPDLERSLQMVDQHGKSENQLLRSKVTEEEIAEVVSKWTGIPVSKMLEGERDKLMKMESLLHQRVIGQDEAVVAVANAVRRSRAGLADPNRPSGSFMFLGPTGVGKTELCKALAEFLFDTEEAMVRIDMSEFMEKHSVARLIGAPPGYVGYEEGGYLTEAVRRKPYSVILLDEVEKAHPDVFNILLQVLEDGRLTDSHGRTVDFRNTVIVMTSNLGSSQIQELVGDREAQRAAVMDALTSHFRPEFINRVDEVVIFEPLARDQIAGITEIQLGRLRSRLAERELKLELSPEAMDKLIAVGYDPVYGARPLKRAIQRWIENPLAQLILSGHFLPGDTATGKVVNDEIVFD
- the pgeF gene encoding peptidoglycan editing factor PgeF; the encoded protein is MNWLTPDWPAPASVRACVTTREGGVSEAPFDSLNLGDHVDDRPDAVAENRRRLTEHFSIQPAWLQQVHGIAVAHADPGVVATADASWTATPGIACTAMTADCLPALFCNRAGTRVAAAHAGWRGLAAGVLEATLDHLDTAAADVLVWLGPAIGPKAFEVGPEVREVFVNQLPEAAAAFVPSHNAGKFMADIYLLARLRLAERGVTAVYGGGFCTVTDPRFFSYRRASRTGRFASLVWLTR